The Cellulomonas shaoxiangyii sequence CGCGCCGCCCGCAACGTCTCGGGGCAGGTGCACATGTACGCGGACCGCATCACGGCGGGCATGGCGACCGCGATCGACGAGACCAACCGGCGGCGCGAGCGCCAGGTGGCCTACAACCGCGAGCACGGCATCGACCCGCAGCCGCTGCGCAAGAAGATCAACGACATCACCGACCTGCTGGCCCGCGAGGACGCCGACACCGCCGAGCTCCTGGGCGGCGGCGGGCGCCAGGCGAGCCGCGGCAAGGCGCCGGTCCCCGGGCTGGGCTCGCGGACGGCTCCGACCGACGAGCGCACGCGTCTCGTGGGGGTGGCGGCCGGCGAGCTCGGGGACCTCATCCAGCAGCTCACCGACCAGATGCACGCCGCCGCGGCGGAGCTGCAGTTCGAGCTCGCCGGGCGGCTGCGCGACGAGATCTCCGGGCTCAAGAAGGAGCTGCGGCAGATGCACTCGGCAACCGCCTGACACGACCGGCCTGACACGACAGGGGACGACGACGTGGACCGCAGGATGCAGCTGACCTTCGACGCGCTCGACCCGCGCGCGCTCGGCACGTTCTGGGCCCACGTGCTCGGTTACGTCGAGGAGCCGGCGCCGGACGGCTTCGCCGACTGGGAGGCGGCACTGCGGGCCTGGGGGATGCCGGAGGAGCGGTGGAACGACGGCTACGCCATCGTCGACCCCGCCGGCGCGGGGCCACGGGTCTTCCTCCAGCGCGTACCGGAGGGGAAGTCGGCGAAGAACCGGGTGCACCTCGACGTCGGGCTGCCCGGCGCGGGCCCCCGCGGCGCGGAACCGGACCGGGCCGCCGTGCGCGCCCGGGCGGCGGAGCTCGCCGACCTGGGAGCGCAGGTGGTGCGGGAGTTCGACGAGCCGGGCTCCGGCTACTGGATCGTGCTGCTCGACCCCGAGGGCAACGAGTTCTGCCTGGTCTGAGCACCCCGCGCCCGGCCGCGGCACCCGCCCCGTACGGGCGGTGACGCAGCGCACCCTGCGCCCTCCGCGGCTCCCGGGGGACCGGGGTGGGCCCCGGCACCTATGATGGGCCGCGGAGGGGAGTACTCCCCACGACGTCATCGTCATCACGGTCGCCAGCGTTGCCGGCCCGGTGCGTCGGCTGCGTCGCACGCCTCGGGCCCGCTGGGCCGACGCGTGCGCGGGCGGAAGAGACCTCCGGTCATCCGTCGTACCGATCGAGAGGTCCTGTTGTGGACGTTCCTGTCTGGGTGTGGGCCGTCACCGTCGGCGCCATCGTGCTCATGCTCGCCGTGGACTACGTCGGCCACGTGCGCTCGCCGCACGAGCCGACGCTGCGCGAGTCCGCGTGGTGGTCCGCCGGCTACGTGAGCATCGCCGTGCTGTTCGGCGTGGTGGTGTGGATCGTCGCGGGCGGCACGTACGGCGGTGAGTACTTCGCCGGGTACATCACCGAGAAGAGCCTGTCGATCGACAACCTCTTCGTGTTCGTGCTCATCATGGCGAGCTTCCGCGTCCCGCGGCTCTACCAGCAGAAGGTGCTGCTGATCGGCATCACCATCGCGCTCGTCCTGCGGACGATCTTCATCTTCGTCGGTGCGGCCTTCATCGAGCGGTTCAGCGCGATCTTCTACCTGTTCGGCGCCTTCCTGCTGTACACCGCGTGGGCGCAGATCCGCTCGGGCAGCGAGGAGGAGGGCGACTTCAAGGAGAACGCCGTCCTCCGCCTGACACGGCGCCTGTTCCCGACGACCGACGACTACGTCGGCGACAAGATGATCGTGCGCCGCGACGGCCGCCGGTACATGACGCCGATGCTCATCGTGATGGTCGCGATCGGCACGGCCGACATCATCTTCGCGGTCGACTCGATCCCCGCGATCTTCGGGCTGACGCAGGAGACGTACCTCGTCTTCGCCGCGAACGCGTTCTCGCTGCTCGGGCTGCGCCAGCTGTTCTTCCTCATCGACGGCCTGCTCGACAAGCTCGTCTACCTGTCCTACGGCCTCGGCGCGATCCTCGGGTTCATCGGCATCAAGCTCGTCATCCACGCCCTGCACACGAACGAGCTGCCCTTCATCAACGGCGGCGAGCACGTCACGGCCGTCCCGGAGATCTCCACGCCGGTGTCCCTCGGGTTCATCCTCGTGACGCTGGTCCTGACCACGGTCCTGTCGCTGCGACGGACGCGGCGCGACGCGACCGCGAGCGCTCTGCAGCACGCCTCCGCCCAGGAGGCGCAGCTCGGCGTCCAGCTCGACGGGACCGACGACGCAGCCACGGAGACGGACGACCGCCGGTCGTGACGCACGGGCGGGCCACCCCCTCCGGTGGCCCGTCCCGGCCCCTCGCCGCCCCGACGGGTCAGTCGGCGGCGGCCCAGGGGCCGAGCACGAGCTGCCAGGTGCGCACCTCGGTCGCGGCGACGAGACCCTCGCGCGCGAACGGGTCCTGGCGCAGCAGCGCGCGCACGGCCTCCTCGTCCTGCGCTCGCAGGACGAGGAGGGCGCCGGCCGCGGCGTCGTCGGCGAACGGTCCCGAGCCGAGCAGCGCGCCGGCGTCGGCCAGCCCGGCGAGCCACGCGCGGTGCTCGGGGCGCACCGCGTCGCGCACGTCCGTGCGGTCGTCGTAGGTGTAGCGGACGGCGAAGAGCGTCATGGCGTCATCCTGCCGCAGGTGACGACCGCCACGGAGGCGGGCCCGCCCGGCGGTCCGGCCGCGCGGCGGTGGCAGAGTGGACGCATGACCTCCACGACGGGCGGTGGCCGGTGACCCGGTCCCTGCGCACGCTGCTGACCGACGACCTGCTCGCGCGCGTGCACGGCCGCGCCGACGCGCACGACCGGGACAACACGTTCCCGCACGACGACCTCGCCGACCTCGTCGCGGCGGGCTACCTCACCGCGTTCGTCCCCGAGCGCCTCGGCGGTGCGGGCCTCACGCTCGAGGAGGTCGCACGCGAGCAGGCGCGTCTCGCCGCCGCGGCGCCCGCCACGGCGCTGGCCGTCAACATGCACCTCGTCGTCACCGGTCTCGCGGCGGTCCTCGTCGCCCGCGGGGACGACTCCGTGGAGCACGTGCTGCGCGACGCCGCCGCGGGCGAGGTGTTCGCGTTCGGCAACTCGGAGGCCGGCAACGACCTCGTCATGTTCGGCTCGCGGACGCGGGCCGAGCGGACGCAGGACGGCGGGTACCGGTACTACGGCACGAAGATCTTCACGTCCCTGTCGCCCGTGTGGACGCGCCTGGCGACGTTCGGGCTCGACGACGCCGACCCGGACGACCCCCGCCTCGTGCACGGCGTCGTCTCCCGCGCCGACGGCGGCGTCACGACGAAGGACGACTGGGACACGCTCGGCATGCGCGCCACGCAGTCCGCGACGACGGTGCTCGACGGCGCGTACGCACCCGCCGACCGGGTGCACCGTCGCCTGCCCGTCGGACCGAGCGCCGACCCGTTCATCTTCGCGCTGTTCGCCGTGTTCGAGGTC is a genomic window containing:
- a CDS encoding VOC family protein, whose translation is MDRRMQLTFDALDPRALGTFWAHVLGYVEEPAPDGFADWEAALRAWGMPEERWNDGYAIVDPAGAGPRVFLQRVPEGKSAKNRVHLDVGLPGAGPRGAEPDRAAVRARAAELADLGAQVVREFDEPGSGYWIVLLDPEGNEFCLV
- a CDS encoding TerC family protein — its product is MDVPVWVWAVTVGAIVLMLAVDYVGHVRSPHEPTLRESAWWSAGYVSIAVLFGVVVWIVAGGTYGGEYFAGYITEKSLSIDNLFVFVLIMASFRVPRLYQQKVLLIGITIALVLRTIFIFVGAAFIERFSAIFYLFGAFLLYTAWAQIRSGSEEEGDFKENAVLRLTRRLFPTTDDYVGDKMIVRRDGRRYMTPMLIVMVAIGTADIIFAVDSIPAIFGLTQETYLVFAANAFSLLGLRQLFFLIDGLLDKLVYLSYGLGAILGFIGIKLVIHALHTNELPFINGGEHVTAVPEISTPVSLGFILVTLVLTTVLSLRRTRRDATASALQHASAQEAQLGVQLDGTDDAATETDDRRS
- a CDS encoding YciI family protein, with protein sequence MTLFAVRYTYDDRTDVRDAVRPEHRAWLAGLADAGALLGSGPFADDAAAGALLVLRAQDEEAVRALLRQDPFAREGLVAATEVRTWQLVLGPWAAAD
- a CDS encoding acyl-CoA dehydrogenase family protein codes for the protein MTRSLRTLLTDDLLARVHGRADAHDRDNTFPHDDLADLVAAGYLTAFVPERLGGAGLTLEEVAREQARLAAAAPATALAVNMHLVVTGLAAVLVARGDDSVEHVLRDAAAGEVFAFGNSEAGNDLVMFGSRTRAERTQDGGYRYYGTKIFTSLSPVWTRLATFGLDDADPDDPRLVHGVVSRADGGVTTKDDWDTLGMRATQSATTVLDGAYAPADRVHRRLPVGPSADPFIFALFAVFEVLLAAVYTGIGRRALELGVQHARRRTSFKHGGRSYAQDPDIRWKVADAALAQDGAELQVFALARDVDEQADHGVRWFAQLVGLKVRATETARDVVDLALRVSGGGAYFTGSELARLYRDVLAGIYHPSDDESAHATVAASVLGPLEG